From the Lysinibacillus fusiformis genome, the window GTAGTTTGGATTCGTTCGAGCTTTTGTTGCAGCATGCGTTTCTTTAGTTCACGCTCTGCTGCTTGCTCTGTTAATGAATAGATAAAAGCTATTTCGTTTGTAGAAAGAGTATGGAATTTAGAAAATAAGTCCTCTATTGATGGTAATGGCTGACGGACAAGCTGTTCGTTCAGCATTTCTTGTAAAATATGTTCATAAACTTCATAGGAATAGCTACCACTAACTTTTAGTCCCTCATCTTCAATACATTCATTGAAAAATACGATACTTGGTACTTCTTCCACTTCCATTTCGCGTTTAATATATAAATCGCATTGGAAAGCACGTGCTGCCTCCTTTGAACCAAAGTCAACAGTAAACTCATTCATATCGAGTTGAACATCCTCAGCTATTTTTAAAAGCGTTGCATAGGAGTTTACATCTTGATGACTTAATAATACATATTCTTGTAGTTTTGATAAATAACGTGCACCTGCACGTTTCCCCTGTAATTCAGCTGCTTTAATAGCGATAGAAGGTAAAACAGGGTGATTAATATCAAGTTCGATTCCTGAGATACAACCTTTGACACGTTTACTTAAGCAGTTTAAAGAAGTAAGTTCTGTGCTTAAAACAAAGCGCCATGTGAAGTAATGGTTGTATTCAAGTTGTAATTTACGAAGAGTTGCTTGCATACTGAAAGCTTCAGGGCAAAGTGGATCTACGAAAATATACAATTCAATTGGCTTGTTTGCAGTAGAAATCGTTGGCGTTGGCTCTTGCAACATTTGAATATTATTCACGTAACAATTCCCCCTCATCGTCATTTGGCGTATTAACCATGTGATGAGCTGTTAATACTAAACGTTGATAATAAGTTTCACGGAACTTCCCTTCCAAACCTACCTCATCCATTGCTTCTGACATACACTCTAGCCAAGCTTGAGCGCGGTCAGGTGTAATAGGAAAATTCATGTGACGTGCACGCATCATCGGATGTCCATGTTCTTCAGTAAAAAGATTTGGTCCACCTAAATACTGTGTTTGAAATTGAATTTGTTTACGGGCTGTCTCTGTTAAATCCTTTGGAAAGATTGGAATAAGATCAGGATGCTGAGCAACTCTTTTATAGAACGCATGAATGAGTTCTGACAGTTTTTCAGCTCCCAGCTCCTCATAAGGAACAGTGTATTTTCTACTCATAAGTTATATGCTCCTTTAATTCTTTATATCGTAAAGTACCACTTTGTATACTTCATCCTCATCAAAATGTGAAATTCTTGTGACTACCTTCATTCTATCAACGTCTTTTCGTTAACACAAACAAAGAGCTCTTTCGAATTGCTGTTCGCTACAAAAGCACAAATTTCACCACAATGGGTGAAATTTGTTGGAAAAAGCATAGATAACAGGAAAGATGCGATTACACTGTAAAGTAATTCATCACTTTTTTGACATAATTCTGTGTTTCTTTAAAAGGAGGGATACCTCCATATTTTGTAACACGAGATGCGCCAGCATTGTAGGCAGCTAATGCTAGAGTAGGGTCATTATTAAATTTATCTAGCATTTGACGCAAATATTTTGCTCCAGCCATAATATTCTGCTCTGGATCAAAAGCGTTCGTCACACCTAAATATTGTGCTGTTGTGGGCATGAGTTGCATTAAGCCTTGCGCTCCCGCATGGCTCACTACGGTTGGATTAAAATTAGATTCTTGCTTGATAACAGCTGCAATAAGCTTTGCGGGTATCTGATAAGTAGCAGCTGCTTTTTCAATAATGGCTGTATATTCATTTGCACCTGCTAGTGAGTTGGCATAAGCTGTAGAACCTATTACATCGTCCGAAACATAGGAATCAAGCTTTGTATTAGCATATGTGTTTGCTAATGCTTGTTTGACTGATTCAGGTATAAACACAGCATTAGAGCCTTTGTAAAGTAAGGATTCTAATGTACCTTGTTCCGAAGTAGCCAGTTGATTGACGAAATTTGAAGTATTTGATGTGCCTGAAGCAAGCAAGCTTGCTAATTTGGCATTACTTGCTGTCGAAGTTTCTCCTAATAATTCGTTAATCATGTCAGAAAAAATAGAATCATTGTCTGTCAAATTGTTTGTTGATGAACCTTCACTAGATCCAAGTGTTTGCAATGCCTGAATTTCAAGTAAAGATTTTAATGATTGAATATCCAAGGAGTCAGACACCTTCCTTTTTATACTTTTATAAATTTTGTGCTTTTAGTGCTTTCATAAAACGGGCAATTTTTTTATCAGTAGCCTGCTTTTCAATACCATATTGCTGTAAAAATTCGTCGAAAATTTTATTTCCTTTTATTGCATCTTTTGCTTCATATTCTACCTCATAATCGTCGCACTGCAAATAGAAAGAATGATCAAAAACAAGAAGCCCCTCTTTGTATGGAATTTCGACACGATCTGTAGTGAGTGAACCAAATACATGCAATTGTTCTAAAGGAATCCGGTGGAGAGCTAATCTTTTAGCTACCTCTTGAGCATAAAATCCTTTGCCATCTAACATTTGCTGCGCCTGTATTGCTGTTATTTCATCCGTTGTTTCAAGGTGTGCATGCTCGGCATTTTTTTCTTTGAGCGTACATTCGTAATAATCATCAATTTGTCTAATACGAAGACCACTTTGTAGTTTGCGAATGGCTTGATTAGGTGTGTCGAAATAATGATTTGTTTGACGGTGAATAGCATTTTGGCTAATGTGGAAGTCTTGTAATAATTGCTCGTATTGTTGTTTTGTTAATAGATTTTTAAATTCAATTTCAATTTCTTGTGTCATTTATCGTCACCTATTTATTTTTTATTTTTCATCCGTTGTTTCGCTTGATTTAATATTTACACACTGCAACTATTTACCCTGTGTGCTAAAATAAGAGGAAGAGTACAACGAAAAGGGGAACCGCACGTGCGTAAAATTTATACAATAGAAACATCGAACTTTGAACAAGATCAACTTCATTTTAGTTTAAACGACAATGAAGTAAATTTACAGTTAAAACCTGCTGGACAACTCATTGCAGATTCAGATGATTTTGCATTTATTTATTTACTTGATGCAGGTGACGACTATCATTACTTGCGTTTTCCACCGAGTAGTTGGGAAAATCTTGTACATATTTTACAAAAAGGGAAAAATCCATTACTACGAATTGGTGAAGAAGCGATTGAGCTGACAAATTTCTACGAGGAATTGGAAATGCTCGTGTATAATATTGAAGGAAATTACAATTATGGGGCAGAATTTGTCCAAGCAGTGGAGCAGCACTTCAAGGCAATTCTCGCTGAATAGAAAGACAAAACGAACAGACGGTGGTGTTCGATACCGAATGTCGGGAGGTTTTTACAATGGGACAATGGGAAATATTTTTAAGTCCTTATAAACAAGCAGTAGATGAATTAAAAGTAAAATTAAAAGGCATGCGTTCGCAATTTGGTATTGTTAATGCCAATTCACCAATTGAATTTGTCACAGGACGTGTTAAGCCTTTAGCAAGTATATATGATAAAACGTTAGAAAAAGGATTAGCTTTTGAGCCTTCTAAACAACTTGGTGATGAACTTGGCGATATTGCTGGCCTTCGGATTATGTGTCAATTTGTTGATGATATCGCAACGGTAACAGAGCTTATTCGTCAGCGAAAAGATATGCGCGTAGTGGAAGAACGCGATTATATTACACATAATAAGCCTAGTGGTTATCGCTCCTACCATATGATCGTGGAGTATCCTGTTGAAACGATTCAAGGAAAAAAAGTAGTATTGGCGGAAATACAAATCCGAACACTGGCCATGAATTTCTGGGCATCAATAGAGCATTCTTTAAATTATAAATATAAGGGCATGTTCCCAGAGGAAATTAAGAATCGCTTGCAAAGTGCTGCAGAGGCAGCATTTCGGTTGGATGAGGAAATGTCATCCATTCGTAGTGAGATTCAAGAGGCACAGGCCTACTTTAGCGAATATAAAGAAGCATCGAATCCTAATTTACTAACAGAGAAGGAGCGTGACGCACAATGAAATTTTCGATTCAATCACGTAGAGATGCACAATCCAACGAGCTGATGGAACTTGCTAAAACCTATTTACAGGATTTTGGCTTAACATATGATGAAGAGACGCCAGAAATCGTTGTTTCGATTGGAGGAGATGGCACGCTTTTGCATGCCTTTCATCGCTACTCTCATTTATTAGACCAGGTAGCCTTTGTTGGTATTCATACGGGCCATCTAGGGTTTTATGCGGATTGGAAACCATCTGAATTAGAAAAACTAGTTTTGTCCATTGCTAAAAAGGATTTTAATGTTGTGGAATATCCACTGCTAGAAGTAAAGGTGGAGCATCATAATGCCGAATCAAATACGTATCTGGCTTTAAATGAAGCAACAGTCAAATCGCCAGATGTTACACTTGTGATGGATGTTGAATTAAATGGCAATCAGTTTGAACGTTTCCGTGGAGATGGACTTTGTGTATCCACTCCTTCTGGGAGTACGGCTTACAATAAAGCACTTGGTGGAGCCATCATACATCCCACATTAGCGGCACTCCAAGTCACTGAAATTGCCTCAATTAATAACCGTGTTTTCAGGACAGTAGGATCACCATTAATCTTGCCAGCACACCACCATTGTGTGTTACGTCCTGTAAATGAACAGAATTTTAATATGACTGTTGATCACTTGCAAATTACGCAAGGTGATGTCAAAGCCATAGCGTTTAATGTAGCAAATGAAAGAGTACGTTTTGCCCGTTTCCGACCATTCCCATTTTGGGAGCGAGTGCATGAATCGTTTGTCGCAAATGAATAACATGGATACAAGCTTTACATTGCAATTTATGGCTAAGAAAGATGGCCAATTATTACGAGAAGCTCTACAAGAGTGGCGTATTTCTAAGCGAGCCCTAACCGCTATTAAGTTCGATGGTGGCATGTTGACTGTGAATGGTGTCGAACGTAATGTGAGGCATATCCTGCAAGCTGGAGATTGTGTGAAAGTGACGTTTCCTCCTGAAGTAAAAAGTGATGGTCTTGCTGTCGAGCATGGCGATTTGACCATTGTCTACGAGGACGATGCCATTTTAGTGCTCAATAAGCCAGCACACCAAAGTACGATTCCCTCACGTGAGCATCCGACCAACAGCATTGCTAATTTAGTTTGTGGCTATTTTCAGCAGCAAGGATTGGCCTCTACGGCTCATATTGTTACAAGGCTAGACCGAGATACATCAGGCTTGCTTTGTATTGCTAAGCATGCTCATATTCATCATTTAACAGGTCTAGCTCAGCGTAATAGGGAAATTTCAAGACAATATGAAGCGATTGTCCATGGACATGTCGAACACAATTTTCAATCGATTATAGCTCCAATTGGACGTAAAGAAGCCAGTATTATTGAAAGAGAAGTACGAGAAGATGGCCAATATGCGCATACAGATGTAACGGTTCTAAAGCACTTTATAGTTGATGCTGAACCAATGTCACACGTACGACTTCAATTGCATACAGGGCGTACACATCAAATTCGTGTGCACATGTCGCATCTTGGGCATCCACTTGTTGGTGATGACCTTTATGGTGGTAGCCGTCATCAGATTGATCGACAAGCACTACATTGTGTATCATTGAGTATGGAACATCCTTTAACGAGTGTGCCATTACACTTTACATGTATGCTAAATGATGACATGCAAAGGTTACTGAAGGAAGCTTATGCATAAATTTTTGATAGAAGGAGATGTTCGCACAAACGAGCATCTCCTTATCATTTTTTGATGTAGATTGAGCTGGTGACTTTCTTCACGAGGGAGATCGTTAACAGTTGTCACATGTCGTATGATTTGAGGTCGAGAGCTAGGGGAAAATTGGACGTATTGTTTATCTGTGCGTCAGCGATAATTATCTTGAGGCGAAAGGATATAGTAAGTAGATTATTTTTACACCTAATTCATAACAAAGTGACAAAGGTAAGGTATAGTAAAATAGAAATCGTTATGTTTTTAGGCGTATTATTGAAATTTATAAAATTCTGCCCAGTTACTCATGAATATAACTTAAAAAAGGGTTTGCAGAAAAGGTACAATACACTCTATTATATAGAAGGTAGATTTACGGCATTGCCCGTAAAATGATTGAAAGCTCGGAAGGAGGGGACAAGCATGATAGAGGAAAGAAATGAAAAGGATGATGTGCAATTTGATGAGGCACATCTACGAGAAATGCTAGAAGCACATGATATTGACGCATTCCGTGATGAGTTTTTAGAACTTCATCCATATGATCAGGCAACGTTTTACGAAAAGGTGGAACCTGATATAAGGAAGATCATCTATTCGTTCTTGTCTCCGACAGAAATGGCTGATATTTTTGAGGCAATCGATATCGAAGATGATGAGTATAAAGCATATCTAGCTGAAATGGATCCATCGTACGGTGCAGAAATGCTTTCTCATATGTACGCAGATGATGCGGCAGATGTCTTAAATGAACTAGATACGGCACAGCGCGAAAGCTATTTGGAAATGATGGATGAAGAAGCGGCTGAAGATATTAATGAGCTACTAAGCTATGATGAATATACAGCTGGTTCTATCATGACAACTGAATACGTCGCTATACCAGAAAATTCAACAGTACGTTCAGCAATGGCCATTTTGCGTAAAGAGGCACCCGATGCAGAAACTGTTTATTATATTTTTGTAGTGGATGAAGAGCATCGTCTGACGGGTGTCATATCATTACGAGATTTGATTATTGCAGACGAGGATACACTTATTCGTTCCATTATGAATGAACGTGTCGTGATGGTACATGTGGGTGATGACCAAGAAGAAGTCGCACAAATTATGAAGGATTATAATTTCTTAGCGACACCTGTTATTGATGATAAAGGGGAATTACTTGGTATTATCACGGTTGACGATATTATTGATGTAATTGATGAAGAGGCTTCTGAGGATTACTCTAAATTAGCCGGTATTTCGGATATGGATAAATTTGATGTAACACCATTCCAAGCAGCAAGAAAACGTTTGCCTTGGCTAGTGGTTCTACTGTTTTTAGGTATGTTAACAGCTAACCTAATGGGCCAATTTGAGGATACTTTAGATAAGGTTGCCTTACTTGCAGTCTTTATTCCCTTAATTTCAGGAACGTCAGGAAATAGTGGAACACAGGCATTAGCCGTGGCGATTCGAGGGATTGCAACAGGAGACGTAGAGGAACATAGTAAATTCAAGTTACTCTTACGTGAAGCAGGTACTGGCTTAATGTCAGGCGTTGTTTGTGGATTAATTGTGATTGGGATCGTTTATTTTTGGAAACATGAACTTGTCCTAGGTATGTTAGTAGGAGCAGCACTTTGTGGTTCCATTTTAGTGGCGACTTTAGCAGGTTCATTTATACCATTGTTAATGCATCGACTAAAAATAGACCCTGCTGTTGCATCAGGACCTTTTATTACAACTTTAAATGATATTACAAGTATTTTAATTTACTTGGGCTTAGCGACAGTTTTTTTAAGCCAAATAGGCTAAGAACCAATTTGCTTACTTTCGCATATTGTATGGAAAAAAGGGAAGTGAGTAAAGTGGATCAAGAACCACGCTTGTTTATAAAGTCACCATCATATTTTTTGAATATTTCTAAGGTGTTACATGAACTTGATTTGGATGAAAGTACATCTGTATATGTAAA encodes:
- a CDS encoding DsbA family protein; protein product: MNNIQMLQEPTPTISTANKPIELYIFVDPLCPEAFSMQATLRKLQLEYNHYFTWRFVLSTELTSLNCLSKRVKGCISGIELDINHPVLPSIAIKAAELQGKRAGARYLSKLQEYVLLSHQDVNSYATLLKIAEDVQLDMNEFTVDFGSKEAARAFQCDLYIKREMEVEEVPSIVFFNECIEDEGLKVSGSYSYEVYEHILQEMLNEQLVRQPLPSIEDLFSKFHTLSTNEIAFIYSLTEQAAERELKKRMLQQKLERIQTTHATLWRLK
- a CDS encoding NAD kinase, producing MKFSIQSRRDAQSNELMELAKTYLQDFGLTYDEETPEIVVSIGGDGTLLHAFHRYSHLLDQVAFVGIHTGHLGFYADWKPSELEKLVLSIAKKDFNVVEYPLLEVKVEHHNAESNTYLALNEATVKSPDVTLVMDVELNGNQFERFRGDGLCVSTPSGSTAYNKALGGAIIHPTLAALQVTEIASINNRVFRTVGSPLILPAHHHCVLRPVNEQNFNMTVDHLQITQGDVKAIAFNVANERVRFARFRPFPFWERVHESFVANE
- a CDS encoding lytic transglycosylase domain-containing protein, which translates into the protein MDIQSLKSLLEIQALQTLGSSEGSSTNNLTDNDSIFSDMINELLGETSTASNAKLASLLASGTSNTSNFVNQLATSEQGTLESLLYKGSNAVFIPESVKQALANTYANTKLDSYVSDDVIGSTAYANSLAGANEYTAIIEKAAATYQIPAKLIAAVIKQESNFNPTVVSHAGAQGLMQLMPTTAQYLGVTNAFDPEQNIMAGAKYLRQMLDKFNNDPTLALAAYNAGASRVTKYGGIPPFKETQNYVKKVMNYFTV
- a CDS encoding GTP pyrophosphokinase, producing MGQWEIFLSPYKQAVDELKVKLKGMRSQFGIVNANSPIEFVTGRVKPLASIYDKTLEKGLAFEPSKQLGDELGDIAGLRIMCQFVDDIATVTELIRQRKDMRVVEERDYITHNKPSGYRSYHMIVEYPVETIQGKKVVLAEIQIRTLAMNFWASIEHSLNYKYKGMFPEEIKNRLQSAAEAAFRLDEEMSSIRSEIQEAQAYFSEYKEASNPNLLTEKERDAQ
- a CDS encoding CYTH domain-containing protein encodes the protein MTQEIEIEFKNLLTKQQYEQLLQDFHISQNAIHRQTNHYFDTPNQAIRKLQSGLRIRQIDDYYECTLKEKNAEHAHLETTDEITAIQAQQMLDGKGFYAQEVAKRLALHRIPLEQLHVFGSLTTDRVEIPYKEGLLVFDHSFYLQCDDYEVEYEAKDAIKGNKIFDEFLQQYGIEKQATDKKIARFMKALKAQNL
- a CDS encoding hemoglobin; protein product: MSRKYTVPYEELGAEKLSELIHAFYKRVAQHPDLIPIFPKDLTETARKQIQFQTQYLGGPNLFTEEHGHPMMRARHMNFPITPDRAQAWLECMSEAMDEVGLEGKFRETYYQRLVLTAHHMVNTPNDDEGELLRE
- a CDS encoding RluA family pseudouridine synthase, with product MNRLSQMNNMDTSFTLQFMAKKDGQLLREALQEWRISKRALTAIKFDGGMLTVNGVERNVRHILQAGDCVKVTFPPEVKSDGLAVEHGDLTIVYEDDAILVLNKPAHQSTIPSREHPTNSIANLVCGYFQQQGLASTAHIVTRLDRDTSGLLCIAKHAHIHHLTGLAQRNREISRQYEAIVHGHVEHNFQSIIAPIGRKEASIIEREVREDGQYAHTDVTVLKHFIVDAEPMSHVRLQLHTGRTHQIRVHMSHLGHPLVGDDLYGGSRHQIDRQALHCVSLSMEHPLTSVPLHFTCMLNDDMQRLLKEAYA
- the mgtE gene encoding magnesium transporter is translated as MIEERNEKDDVQFDEAHLREMLEAHDIDAFRDEFLELHPYDQATFYEKVEPDIRKIIYSFLSPTEMADIFEAIDIEDDEYKAYLAEMDPSYGAEMLSHMYADDAADVLNELDTAQRESYLEMMDEEAAEDINELLSYDEYTAGSIMTTEYVAIPENSTVRSAMAILRKEAPDAETVYYIFVVDEEHRLTGVISLRDLIIADEDTLIRSIMNERVVMVHVGDDQEEVAQIMKDYNFLATPVIDDKGELLGIITVDDIIDVIDEEASEDYSKLAGISDMDKFDVTPFQAARKRLPWLVVLLFLGMLTANLMGQFEDTLDKVALLAVFIPLISGTSGNSGTQALAVAIRGIATGDVEEHSKFKLLLREAGTGLMSGVVCGLIVIGIVYFWKHELVLGMLVGAALCGSILVATLAGSFIPLLMHRLKIDPAVASGPFITTLNDITSILIYLGLATVFLSQIG